A single Sphingopyxis chilensis DNA region contains:
- a CDS encoding long-chain-fatty-acid--CoA ligase, which yields MDGLIQNVPLTVDRIIDHAANWHGSREIVSRDAEGRVTRSTYADIHADAKRVSNALAAEGIKPGDRVATMAWNGARHLAAWYGAAGMGAVLHTLNPRLFLEQIAYIAKHAGDRLLIADPATADLVEQLLPQVPSIEKVIFFCDRASLPRTSFAAVAFDDWIAGHSTEYDWGSFDENAACGLCYTSGTTGNPKGVLYSHRSNYIHALMTLQRDALALSARDTVLLVVPMYHANAWGVVYSAPAVGAKLVLPGQRMDGESIYNLIEAEGVTYSAAVPTVWQMLLQYMQENGKRFTTLQRVTIGGSACPESIIRTFRDDYGVDVIQGWGMTETSPLGTVSVPNAPVAAKSDDEQMAYKLKQGRLLCGLEMKLVDDAGNPVPHDGKTPGRLMIKGPTIARGYYGGEGGEVLDAEGFFDTGDVSTIDGEGYMQITDRAKDVVKSGGEWISSIEIENIAMGHDAVANAAVVGIAHPKWDERPILLCQLKPGCDACADDLKSFLDGKIARWWMPDDVLFVEEIPLGPTGKIDKKAIRAGLEGYKLPFEVSR from the coding sequence ATGGACGGATTGATACAGAATGTGCCGCTGACGGTCGACCGGATCATCGACCATGCGGCGAACTGGCACGGCTCGCGCGAGATCGTGTCGCGCGATGCCGAAGGGCGCGTCACCCGTTCCACCTATGCCGACATCCACGCCGACGCGAAGCGCGTGTCGAACGCGCTTGCCGCCGAAGGCATCAAGCCGGGCGACCGCGTCGCGACGATGGCGTGGAACGGCGCACGGCACCTCGCCGCCTGGTATGGCGCGGCGGGGATGGGGGCGGTGCTCCACACGCTCAACCCGCGGCTTTTCCTCGAACAGATCGCCTATATCGCGAAACACGCCGGCGACCGGCTGCTGATCGCCGATCCTGCCACCGCCGATCTGGTGGAGCAATTGCTGCCGCAGGTGCCCTCGATCGAGAAGGTGATCTTCTTCTGCGATCGGGCATCGTTGCCGCGGACGAGCTTTGCGGCGGTGGCGTTCGACGACTGGATCGCGGGGCATTCGACGGAATATGACTGGGGAAGCTTCGACGAAAATGCTGCCTGCGGGCTTTGCTATACCAGCGGCACGACGGGCAATCCCAAGGGTGTGCTCTATTCGCACCGCTCCAACTATATTCATGCGCTGATGACGCTCCAGCGCGACGCGCTCGCCCTGTCGGCGCGCGATACGGTGCTGCTCGTCGTGCCGATGTATCACGCCAATGCGTGGGGCGTCGTTTATTCGGCGCCCGCGGTCGGAGCAAAGCTGGTGCTTCCGGGGCAGCGGATGGACGGCGAATCGATCTACAATCTGATCGAGGCCGAGGGCGTGACCTATTCGGCCGCGGTGCCGACCGTGTGGCAGATGCTGCTCCAGTATATGCAGGAAAACGGCAAGCGTTTCACGACCCTGCAGCGCGTGACGATCGGTGGCTCGGCGTGCCCCGAATCGATCATCCGCACCTTCCGCGATGATTATGGCGTCGACGTCATCCAGGGCTGGGGCATGACCGAAACCTCGCCGCTCGGCACCGTGTCGGTGCCCAATGCGCCGGTTGCCGCGAAGTCGGACGACGAACAGATGGCGTATAAGCTCAAACAGGGCCGGCTGCTCTGCGGGCTCGAGATGAAATTGGTCGACGATGCCGGAAACCCTGTGCCGCATGACGGGAAGACACCCGGACGGCTGATGATCAAGGGGCCGACGATTGCGCGCGGCTATTATGGCGGAGAGGGCGGCGAGGTGCTCGACGCCGAGGGCTTTTTCGACACCGGCGACGTCAGCACGATCGACGGTGAGGGCTATATGCAGATCACCGACCGCGCGAAGGATGTCGTCAAATCGGGCGGCGAATGGATCAGCTCGATCGAGATCGAGAATATCGCGATGGGGCATGATGCGGTCGCCAACGCCGCGGTCGTCGGCATCGCGCATCCCAAATGGGACGAGCGCCCGATCCTGTTGTGCCAGTTGAAGCCCGGTTGCGACGCTTGCGCCGACGATCTTAAATCCTTTCTCGATGGCAAGATCGCGCGCTGGTGGATGCCCGACGATGTGTTGTTCGTCGAGGAAATCCCGCTCGGACCGACGGGCAAGATCGACAAGAAGGCGATCCGTGCCGGGCTTGAGGGGTATAAGCTGCCTTTCGAGGTTAGCCGCTGA
- a CDS encoding nucleotidyltransferase family protein, whose amino-acid sequence MIDPGAVAAIFLAAGRSSRFGADDKLLAPLGDMPLALHAARTVIELAPARLVAICPDRDGALAELLAEQGFEIWPNPHPGRGLSESLRLGIGAVRAGPERAALLCLADMPFVRLPHLRALLAAFDPETAPVVASSREGVPMPPAMFARSTFAALEGMSGDQGGRMLLAAAKLVPAPSEELADIDRRTDLPPG is encoded by the coding sequence ATGATCGACCCCGGCGCTGTCGCCGCCATTTTCCTCGCCGCGGGCCGGTCGAGCCGCTTCGGTGCCGACGACAAGTTGCTGGCGCCGCTCGGCGATATGCCGCTCGCGCTGCATGCGGCCCGGACCGTGATCGAACTCGCACCGGCGCGGCTGGTCGCGATTTGCCCGGACCGCGACGGGGCGCTCGCCGAACTGTTGGCCGAACAGGGTTTTGAAATATGGCCGAACCCACACCCCGGGCGCGGGCTTTCCGAATCGCTGCGGCTCGGCATCGGTGCGGTTCGCGCCGGCCCCGAACGAGCCGCGCTGCTTTGCCTTGCCGACATGCCGTTCGTCCGTTTGCCGCACCTGCGAGCTTTGCTGGCCGCCTTCGATCCCGAAACGGCGCCAGTCGTGGCGTCGAGCCGAGAGGGGGTGCCGATGCCGCCCGCCATGTTCGCGCGCTCGACGTTCGCGGCGCTCGAAGGGATGAGCGGCGACCAGGGCGGGCGGATGCTTCTGGCCGCGGCAAAACTCGTTCCCGCGCCATCGGAAGAGCTCGCCGACATCGACCGGCGGACCGACCTGCCGCCGGGCTGA
- the paoC gene encoding aldehyde oxidoreductase molybdenum-binding subunit PaoC has translation MKFDTPATTNPIDQLKVVGKPTDRIEGPLKTTGTAPYAYEHQDFAATQAYGYVVGSAIAKGRISSMNLDAARAAPGVLAIVTAANAGKLDKGNFNTAKLLGGPDIQHYHQAIALIVAETFEQARAAASLVRVEYVRGKGAYDLAAALDTAVTPPTVFGTAPDTSIGDFAAAFSAAPVQFDERYTTPDHTHAMMEPHASIANWDGDKLTLWTSNQMIAWSVGDVAKTLGIAKENVRLVSPYIGGGFGGKLFVRTDAILAALGARATKRPVKVALSRPLMINNTTHRPATIQRIRLGATPDGKITAIGHESWSGDLPGGGPEVAVAQTRLLYAGANRMTAMRLAALDLPEGNAMRAPGEAPGLMALEIAMDEMAEKLGIDPVEFRILNDTQVDPEKPDRPFSQRRLNECLKTGAEKFGWSKRAKPGVMRNGRWLVGMGVAAAFRNNLNEKSAARARLDASGIVTIETDMTDIGTGSYTIIAQTAAEMMGVPLDRVVVKLGDSSFPVSAGSGGQWGANSSTAGVYAACAKLREAVAQKLGVASADAIFANSKVTAGRRSFALGDAAKDGGIVVEDIMEYGDLAEKFQQSTFGAHFAEVGVDAMTGEIRVRRMLAVCAAGRILNPKAARSQVIGAMTMGAGAALMEELAVDKRFGFFVNHDLAGYEVPVHADIPHQEVIFLDETDPTTSPMKAKGVGELGICGVAAAVANAVYNATGARVRSYPITLDKFIDRLPDIA, from the coding sequence ATGAAATTCGACACCCCCGCAACCACCAACCCGATCGACCAGCTCAAAGTCGTCGGCAAACCCACCGACCGCATCGAGGGGCCGCTCAAGACGACGGGCACCGCCCCCTATGCCTATGAACATCAGGATTTCGCCGCGACGCAGGCCTATGGCTATGTCGTCGGCTCGGCGATCGCCAAGGGCCGCATTTCGTCGATGAACCTCGACGCGGCGCGCGCCGCGCCGGGCGTTCTCGCGATCGTTACCGCTGCCAATGCGGGTAAGCTCGACAAGGGGAATTTCAACACAGCAAAGCTGCTCGGCGGCCCCGACATCCAGCATTATCATCAGGCGATTGCCCTCATCGTCGCCGAGACTTTCGAACAAGCGCGCGCCGCCGCGTCGCTCGTCCGCGTCGAATATGTCCGAGGCAAAGGTGCATATGATCTTGCCGCCGCGCTCGACACCGCCGTGACGCCGCCCACCGTGTTCGGTACCGCACCGGATACCAGCATCGGCGACTTCGCCGCCGCTTTCTCTGCGGCGCCGGTGCAGTTCGACGAACGCTACACCACCCCCGATCACACGCATGCGATGATGGAGCCGCACGCCTCGATCGCGAACTGGGATGGCGACAAGTTGACGCTCTGGACCTCGAATCAGATGATTGCGTGGTCGGTCGGCGATGTCGCCAAGACGTTGGGCATTGCAAAGGAGAATGTCCGGCTCGTCTCGCCCTATATCGGTGGAGGTTTCGGCGGCAAATTGTTCGTGCGTACGGACGCGATCCTTGCGGCCTTGGGCGCCAGGGCGACGAAACGTCCCGTAAAGGTGGCCCTGTCGCGCCCGCTGATGATCAACAACACGACGCACCGCCCCGCCACGATCCAGCGCATCCGGCTCGGCGCGACCCCCGACGGAAAGATAACTGCGATCGGTCACGAAAGCTGGTCCGGCGATCTGCCCGGCGGCGGCCCCGAAGTCGCGGTGGCTCAGACGCGGCTGCTCTACGCGGGGGCAAATCGCATGACCGCCATGCGCCTCGCCGCACTCGACCTGCCCGAAGGCAATGCGATGCGCGCGCCCGGCGAGGCCCCGGGCCTCATGGCGCTCGAAATCGCGATGGACGAAATGGCGGAAAAGCTGGGCATCGACCCGGTGGAATTCCGCATCCTCAACGATACCCAAGTCGATCCCGAAAAACCCGACCGACCCTTTTCCCAGCGCCGGCTCAACGAATGCCTGAAAACCGGTGCCGAGAAATTCGGCTGGAGCAAGCGCGCGAAACCCGGCGTGATGCGCAACGGGCGCTGGCTCGTCGGCATGGGCGTCGCCGCGGCGTTCCGCAACAATCTCAACGAAAAGTCGGCGGCACGCGCGCGGCTCGATGCGTCGGGCATCGTCACCATCGAAACCGACATGACCGATATCGGGACCGGCAGCTACACGATCATCGCACAGACCGCCGCCGAAATGATGGGTGTCCCGCTCGACCGCGTCGTGGTGAAGCTCGGGGATTCCAGCTTCCCCGTCTCGGCCGGTTCGGGCGGGCAATGGGGCGCGAACAGCTCGACCGCGGGCGTCTATGCCGCCTGCGCGAAGCTGCGCGAGGCGGTGGCGCAAAAGCTTGGCGTGGCCTCCGCCGATGCCATCTTTGCCAATAGCAAGGTCACGGCAGGTCGGCGCAGCTTCGCGCTCGGCGACGCCGCGAAGGACGGCGGGATCGTCGTCGAGGACATCATGGAATATGGCGACCTCGCCGAGAAGTTCCAACAATCGACCTTCGGCGCGCATTTCGCCGAGGTCGGCGTCGACGCGATGACGGGTGAAATCCGCGTCCGGCGGATGCTCGCGGTGTGCGCGGCGGGGCGCATCCTCAACCCCAAGGCGGCGCGCAGCCAGGTCATCGGCGCGATGACGATGGGCGCGGGTGCGGCGCTGATGGAGGAACTCGCTGTCGACAAGCGCTTCGGCTTTTTCGTCAACCACGACCTCGCCGGCTATGAAGTGCCGGTCCACGCCGACATTCCCCATCAGGAAGTGATCTTCCTCGACGAAACCGATCCGACAACCTCGCCGATGAAGGCAAAGGGCGTCGGCGAACTCGGCATCTGCGGTGTCGCCGCAGCCGTCGCAAACGCGGTTTACAATGCGACGGGCGCGCGCGTGCGGAGCTATCCGATCACGCTCGACAAATTTATCGATCGCCTGCCGGATATCGCATGA
- a CDS encoding MarR family winged helix-turn-helix transcriptional regulator yields MAKKTQDYRHPAEYYTDPENSIGYLARVVFRSFSRLLERRTLTHDVSAGQWRFLRQLWREDGITQRELSERVGMREPTTVVALKGLEKAGLITRKKTTDDRRKTFIYLTPHAKKLELILAPMNAEIHEIATKGMSDEEVEVLQGLMRRVIDNLADETRKLSVLSDIKA; encoded by the coding sequence TTGGCGAAGAAAACACAGGATTATCGGCATCCCGCCGAATATTATACCGATCCTGAAAACAGCATCGGCTATCTGGCGCGCGTCGTCTTTCGTTCCTTTTCACGGTTGCTCGAGCGCCGCACGCTGACGCATGACGTGTCGGCGGGGCAGTGGCGTTTCCTGCGCCAGCTATGGCGCGAGGACGGTATTACCCAGCGTGAACTCAGCGAACGCGTCGGCATGCGTGAGCCGACGACGGTCGTGGCGCTGAAGGGGCTCGAAAAGGCCGGACTGATCACGCGCAAGAAAACGACCGATGATCGGCGGAAAACCTTCATCTACCTGACCCCGCACGCCAAGAAGCTCGAACTGATCCTTGCGCCGATGAACGCCGAGATTCACGAGATCGCCACCAAGGGCATGAGCGACGAGGAGGTCGAGGTGCTGCAGGGGTTGATGCGCCGCGTGATCGATAATCTCGCGGACGAAACGCGCAAGCTGTCCGTGCTGTCGGACATCAAGGCCTGA
- a CDS encoding NADPH-dependent FMN reductase, with protein sequence MTSIAVIVGSTREGSFNRALGELAAASLEAQGARVTRVDLAAFDLPLYSAALEANAFPAGAVKLKDVFATQDGLLFVSPEYNGSLSPLLKNAIDWASRPTGDEGLVALTAYRGKAAAIMSASVSLFGGLRGLMHLRQILSTIQMIVIPEQVVVPNAHAAFAEDGSLKETLPASLVDMTAGRLIAVAKALAA encoded by the coding sequence ATGACCAGCATCGCCGTCATCGTCGGTAGCACCCGCGAAGGGTCCTTCAATCGCGCCCTGGGCGAACTCGCCGCGGCAAGCTTGGAGGCGCAGGGCGCGCGTGTTACGCGGGTTGATCTCGCGGCGTTCGACTTGCCGCTCTATTCGGCGGCCCTTGAAGCGAATGCTTTTCCGGCCGGGGCGGTGAAGCTCAAGGATGTGTTTGCCACGCAGGACGGGCTCTTGTTCGTGTCGCCAGAATATAATGGCTCGCTGTCGCCGCTGCTCAAGAATGCCATCGACTGGGCATCGCGGCCGACCGGCGACGAGGGGCTTGTCGCGCTGACCGCCTATCGCGGCAAGGCTGCGGCGATCATGTCGGCGTCGGTCAGCCTGTTCGGCGGGTTGCGCGGGCTGATGCATCTGCGCCAGATATTGTCGACGATCCAGATGATCGTGATCCCCGAGCAGGTCGTCGTCCCCAACGCGCACGCCGCCTTTGCCGAGGATGGTAGCCTCAAAGAGACGTTGCCGGCTTCGCTCGTCGACATGACGGCGGGGCGGCTGATCGCCGTCGCGAAGGCGCTTGCAGCCTAG
- the paoA gene encoding aldehyde dehydrogenase iron-sulfur subunit PaoA has product MATADEFPISRRGILIGGAASVATVGIIPPSTAAPASASSDRPPTARVRLDVNGAARDLELDTRTSLLDALREHLHLAGTKKGCDHGQCGACTVIADGRRINSCLTLAVMHDGEKITTIEGLGTPDKMHAMQEAFVVHDGFQCGYCTPGQICSAVAVLDEIKAGIPSHVTADLNAAPPLTATEIRERMSGNICRCGAYSNIIAAITDVAGVKA; this is encoded by the coding sequence ATGGCAACAGCGGACGAGTTTCCTATTTCGCGGCGCGGCATTCTGATCGGCGGGGCCGCCTCGGTCGCCACGGTGGGCATTATCCCTCCGTCGACCGCTGCGCCCGCCTCCGCCAGCTCCGATCGACCGCCGACTGCCCGCGTTCGTCTCGACGTCAATGGCGCGGCGCGCGACCTCGAACTCGATACGCGGACGTCGTTGCTCGACGCGCTGCGCGAGCATCTCCATCTCGCCGGCACCAAAAAAGGCTGCGATCACGGCCAGTGCGGCGCGTGCACCGTCATCGCCGACGGGCGGCGCATCAACAGCTGCCTGACACTCGCGGTCATGCACGACGGGGAGAAGATCACCACGATCGAGGGCCTCGGCACACCCGACAAGATGCACGCGATGCAAGAGGCGTTTGTCGTCCACGACGGCTTTCAATGCGGCTATTGCACGCCGGGCCAGATCTGCTCGGCGGTCGCGGTGCTCGACGAGATCAAGGCCGGCATCCCCAGCCATGTCACCGCCGACCTGAATGCAGCACCCCCGTTGACCGCGACCGAGATCCGCGAGCGGATGAGCGGCAATATCTGCCGCTGCGGCGCCTATTCGAATATCATCGCGGCGATAACCGACGTGGCGGGAGTGAAGGCATGA
- a CDS encoding FAD binding domain-containing protein, with the protein MKSFTYERVDTPAAATAAFARTKGSRFIAGGTNLLDLMKLEIETPGHLIDISRLALDKIEPTPEGGLRIGAMVRNTDLAADARIRRDYGLVSRALVAGASGQLRNKATTAGNLLQRTRCPYFYDTNQPCNKRQPGSGCAAIGGFNRTLAIIDASEACIATHPSDMAVAMRALDASVEAMSAEGRTRAIPLGDFYRAPGKTPHLETVLAPGELITAVTLPKPIGGTHLYHKVRDRASYAFALISVGLVVQEDGTGRVALGGVAYKPWRIEAAEAELPRGSKAVTAKLLAGAKTTHENAYKLPLVERTLAGVLAQAKG; encoded by the coding sequence ATGAAGAGCTTCACCTATGAGCGGGTCGACACGCCTGCTGCCGCCACCGCCGCCTTCGCGCGGACCAAGGGTTCGCGTTTCATCGCCGGCGGCACCAATCTCCTCGACCTGATGAAGCTCGAGATCGAAACACCCGGACATCTGATCGACATCAGCCGCCTCGCGCTCGACAAGATCGAGCCGACCCCCGAGGGCGGGCTGCGCATCGGCGCGATGGTGCGCAACACCGACCTTGCCGCCGACGCACGGATCCGCCGCGATTACGGTCTCGTCTCACGCGCGCTGGTCGCCGGCGCCTCGGGACAGCTCCGCAACAAGGCAACAACAGCGGGCAATCTGCTTCAGCGGACACGCTGTCCTTATTTCTACGACACCAACCAGCCGTGCAACAAACGCCAACCGGGCAGCGGCTGCGCCGCGATCGGCGGCTTCAACCGGACGCTCGCTATCATCGATGCCAGCGAAGCGTGCATCGCGACGCATCCGAGCGACATGGCGGTGGCAATGCGCGCGCTCGATGCCAGCGTGGAAGCGATGAGCGCCGAAGGAAGGACGCGCGCCATCCCTCTCGGCGATTTCTATCGCGCGCCGGGCAAAACCCCGCATCTTGAAACGGTGTTGGCACCCGGCGAACTGATTACTGCGGTGACCTTGCCCAAACCGATCGGCGGCACGCATCTCTATCACAAGGTACGCGACCGCGCCTCCTATGCCTTCGCGCTGATCTCGGTCGGGCTGGTTGTACAAGAGGACGGCACCGGGCGCGTCGCGCTCGGCGGCGTCGCCTACAAGCCATGGCGGATCGAGGCGGCGGAGGCCGAGCTGCCGCGCGGTTCGAAAGCAGTCACCGCGAAGTTGCTCGCGGGCGCCAAGACCACGCACGAAAATGCCTATAAGCTGCCCCTGGTCGAGCGCACGCTCGCCGGCGTGCTGGCGCAAGCGAAAGGCTGA
- the leuC gene encoding 3-isopropylmalate dehydratase large subunit: MTGPRTLYDKIWDAHAVAEDDGETLLYIDLHLLHEVTSPQAFAGLAAAGRAVRRPERALALSDHNVPTTGQAAGPAAVADSEARAQLEALVENTRHFGIENFPMGDPRGGIVHVVGPEQGRSQPGMTIVCGDSHTSTHGAFGALAFGIGTSEVEHVLATQMIRQRRSRNMRVTIDGMLAPDIHAKDLALHLLRRIGVDGATGHVIEYAGQTVRLLSMEARMTLCNLSIEMGARAGLVAPDAATIAYLQGRPAAPSGEAWEEGLARWAALASDVGAAFDRELQIDAREVRPMVTWGTNPSQVVAIDDPVPDPATLDDPDARAAAARALVYMDLAPGASIAGQRLDRIFIGSCTNSRIEDLRVVADVVRGRRVAPHIRAMVVPGSGLVKKQAEEEGIADTLRAAGFDWREPGCSMCVGMNADRLRSGERCAATSNRNFENRQGRGGRTHLMSPALAAASAIAGVIASPAMLD, encoded by the coding sequence GTGACGGGGCCGCGCACGCTTTACGACAAGATATGGGACGCGCACGCGGTGGCGGAGGATGACGGCGAGACCTTGCTGTATATCGACCTGCATCTTTTGCACGAGGTGACCTCGCCGCAGGCCTTCGCCGGGCTCGCGGCGGCGGGGCGGGCGGTTCGGCGTCCCGAGCGCGCGCTGGCCCTGTCGGACCATAATGTTCCGACGACGGGGCAGGCGGCGGGGCCTGCCGCGGTTGCCGACAGCGAGGCGCGGGCGCAACTCGAGGCATTGGTCGAGAACACGCGGCACTTCGGGATCGAGAATTTTCCGATGGGCGACCCACGCGGCGGCATCGTCCATGTCGTCGGTCCCGAGCAGGGGCGCTCGCAACCCGGAATGACGATCGTGTGCGGCGACAGCCATACCTCGACGCACGGGGCGTTCGGTGCGCTCGCGTTCGGAATCGGAACGTCGGAGGTCGAACATGTGCTGGCGACGCAGATGATCCGCCAGCGTCGCTCGCGCAATATGCGCGTGACGATCGACGGCATGCTCGCGCCGGATATCCATGCGAAGGACCTCGCGCTGCACCTGCTTCGCCGGATCGGGGTCGATGGCGCCACGGGACATGTCATCGAATATGCCGGGCAGACGGTCCGCCTGCTATCGATGGAGGCGCGGATGACGCTGTGCAACCTGAGCATCGAGATGGGCGCGCGCGCCGGGCTGGTCGCGCCCGATGCGGCGACCATCGCCTATCTGCAGGGCCGACCGGCGGCGCCGAGCGGCGAGGCATGGGAGGAGGGCCTGGCCCGCTGGGCGGCGTTGGCAAGCGATGTCGGAGCGGCATTCGACCGCGAGTTGCAAATCGATGCGCGAGAGGTGCGGCCGATGGTCACCTGGGGGACCAACCCGTCGCAGGTCGTCGCGATCGACGATCCCGTTCCCGATCCTGCTACGCTCGACGATCCCGACGCGCGCGCCGCCGCGGCACGCGCGCTCGTATATATGGATCTGGCGCCGGGGGCATCGATCGCCGGTCAGCGGCTCGACCGCATATTCATCGGCAGTTGTACCAACAGCCGGATCGAGGATTTGCGCGTCGTGGCGGACGTCGTGCGCGGCCGCCGTGTCGCGCCGCACATCCGGGCGATGGTCGTGCCGGGATCGGGGCTGGTCAAAAAACAGGCCGAGGAAGAGGGCATCGCCGATACGCTCCGCGCCGCGGGGTTCGACTGGCGCGAGCCCGGCTGTTCGATGTGCGTCGGCATGAACGCCGACCGGCTCCGGTCCGGCGAGCGCTGCGCCGCGACGTCCAACCGTAATTTCGAGAACCGGCAGGGGCGCGGCGGGCGCACGCACCTGATGAGTCCGGCGCTCGCGGCGGCGAGTGCGATTGCTGGCGTAATCGCGTCGCCGGCGATGCTCGACTAG
- a CDS encoding XdhC family protein, whose translation MTALAISPADILHFAHKHAGAGVVLVTLVGIAGSSPRALGAQMAVAADGDYRGSFSGGCIEAAIIAEALAVLDDGETRMVRFGAGSPYIDIRLPCGGGIDLLFTPRPDAAALGAILAVLDKREPAAMRLSRHGICVEGPATIETGWHGDEFGVTYSPRVRILAMGHGDALTATARLAHYFGAETRAFSPSKDDVTALSAEGIAATLLDSRSRTPMIEADRWTAFAFLFHDHDWEEMLLPWALRQPHLFVGAIGGRQSRTDRIAMLRSHGLSAATLTRFSMPAGLIPQARDPATLALSVVSEIIGAYHCIERDVQIARHKEEGVDDPLLPV comes from the coding sequence ATGACCGCGCTGGCAATCTCTCCAGCCGATATTCTGCATTTCGCCCATAAACATGCGGGCGCAGGCGTGGTGCTCGTCACTTTGGTCGGGATCGCAGGATCGTCGCCGCGCGCGCTTGGCGCCCAGATGGCAGTAGCGGCGGACGGCGATTATCGCGGCTCCTTTTCAGGCGGCTGCATCGAGGCCGCGATCATCGCCGAAGCGCTCGCGGTGCTCGACGACGGGGAAACGCGGATGGTCCGCTTCGGCGCGGGGTCGCCCTATATCGACATCCGCCTGCCCTGCGGAGGCGGCATCGACCTGTTGTTCACCCCGCGCCCCGATGCGGCGGCGCTGGGCGCCATTCTGGCTGTGCTGGACAAGCGCGAACCCGCCGCGATGCGGCTTTCGCGCCATGGAATATGCGTAGAAGGACCGGCTACCATCGAAACGGGATGGCACGGCGACGAATTCGGCGTCACCTATTCTCCGCGCGTCCGTATCCTTGCGATGGGGCACGGCGACGCGTTGACCGCGACCGCGCGACTTGCCCATTATTTCGGGGCCGAAACTCGCGCATTCTCGCCTTCGAAGGACGATGTGACCGCCCTGTCGGCAGAGGGGATCGCCGCGACGCTGCTCGACAGCCGCTCGCGTACCCCCATGATCGAGGCCGATCGGTGGACCGCCTTTGCCTTTCTGTTCCACGACCATGACTGGGAGGAAATGCTGCTGCCTTGGGCGCTGCGCCAGCCCCATCTCTTCGTCGGGGCGATCGGCGGGCGGCAGAGCCGCACGGACCGGATTGCGATGTTGCGCAGCCATGGACTGTCAGCCGCGACACTGACCCGTTTCAGCATGCCCGCCGGCCTTATCCCTCAGGCGCGCGACCCGGCGACACTCGCGCTGTCGGTAGT
- the leuD gene encoding 3-isopropylmalate dehydratase small subunit, translating into MQKFIRVKAVAAPLALVNVDTDMVIPAQYMKALTRSGLGQHLFRELRFDETGRERTDFILNRPACRNAQILVADRNFGCGSSREHAVWALTDFGIRCVIAPSFGDIFAGNARKNGLLLIRLPDERCARLRSALENAQYAPIEVDLEAQRIRLASGETIAFDIDPVDRHVLMEGLDDIDRTLRHADAIARFEAST; encoded by the coding sequence GTGCAAAAATTCATTCGGGTGAAAGCGGTCGCGGCACCGCTAGCGCTGGTCAATGTCGACACCGACATGGTCATTCCGGCGCAATATATGAAGGCGCTGACGCGTTCGGGCCTCGGCCAGCATCTGTTTCGCGAGCTACGGTTCGACGAAACCGGCCGCGAACGCACGGATTTCATCCTCAACCGGCCCGCGTGCCGCAACGCGCAGATTTTGGTGGCCGATCGCAATTTCGGGTGCGGATCGTCGCGCGAACATGCGGTTTGGGCATTGACCGATTTCGGTATTCGCTGCGTCATCGCGCCTAGTTTCGGTGACATCTTCGCGGGCAATGCGCGCAAGAACGGGCTGCTGCTGATCCGCTTGCCCGACGAACGCTGCGCGCGTCTTCGCAGCGCGCTCGAAAATGCGCAATATGCGCCCATCGAAGTCGACCTCGAAGCGCAGCGCATCCGCCTTGCCTCCGGCGAGACGATCGCTTTCGATATCGACCCCGTCGACCGCCACGTTCTGATGGAGGGGCTCGACGATATCGACCGCACGCTGCGCCACGCCGACGCCATCGCACGGTTCGAGGCGTCGACCTAG
- a CDS encoding MarR family winged helix-turn-helix transcriptional regulator — protein MRTNQLIIALFQRFCWLDEGLQARLHDHGWPDVNRPQSMVMTNIVSGIVRPSDIARNLGVSRQAIHSTINQMVKLGIVQLEVDPGDRRHMVVSLTDLGARMRKDAQRSMDALTAQIAARLGQDKFDALLTALEADWGDNIARAPATSRNR, from the coding sequence ATGCGCACCAACCAGCTTATCATCGCGCTGTTCCAACGGTTCTGCTGGCTCGACGAGGGGCTACAGGCGCGGCTCCACGATCATGGCTGGCCCGACGTCAACCGCCCCCAATCGATGGTGATGACCAACATCGTCAGCGGCATCGTCCGACCGTCGGACATCGCGCGCAACCTGGGCGTATCGCGACAGGCAATTCACAGCACGATCAACCAGATGGTGAAGCTCGGCATCGTTCAGCTCGAGGTCGATCCCGGCGATCGCCGTCACATGGTCGTGTCGCTGACCGACCTTGGCGCGCGCATGCGCAAGGATGCGCAGCGTTCGATGGATGCGCTCACCGCGCAGATCGCCGCCCGCCTCGGCCAGGACAAGTTCGACGCGCTGCTTACGGCGCTCGAGGCCGACTGGGGCGACAATATCGCGCGCGCGCCGGCCACTTCGCGCAATCGCTAG